In Methylobacterium currus, the genomic stretch GCAGGAGCGGCGCGTCGTCGCCCGTATCGAGGCGACCCGGCTCGGCCTCGACGTCCGCTATGTCGTCACAAACATCACGACCGGCACGCCGGAATGGCTCTATGCCGACCTGTACTGTGCCCGCGGACAGGCCGAGAACCTGATCAAGCTGCACAAGAGCCAGCTCGCCTCCGACCGTACCTCGTGCCGGCATCCCGCCGCCAACCAGATGCGGCTCGTCCTGCACACGGCGGCCTACTGGCTGATGCTGAGCGTGCGTGAGGCCATCCCGAAAGCGCACCGCCTCGCCACGGCCGAGTTCGCCACGCTCCGGCTGCGCCTCCTGAAGCTCGGCGCCCGCATCCGCGAGACCGCCAGCCGGGTTCGCCTCGCCTTCGCCACCGCCTGTCCTGAGGCCGACCTACTGAGCCATCTTGCGACCACGCTCGCCCCAGCACCTGGCTAAACCAAGGGGCCGTGATGCCCCCACAAACCCGCTCCCGTCCCTCCAGTGCTGACAGAACGATCCAGGTCCACACGCGTCAGAACAGACGCCCGAGCCCGCGCGCCATCAGCCCAAAACACGCCGCAAGCCACTGCCCGGTGAATAAGACGGGCTAAAACATCACGGCACAGGGCGCCGGTAGCGGCGTCCGTTGCCGCGGCCGGGCTTTCGTGTCCTCGGCCTACTCAAGTAAGCGCAGGCGACAAGCCCTCACAGACTCGTTGCCCAGCCGGCCATTCCGATGCCGCCGCGGTCGGCGTTGATCGTCCGGCTTTACGACGGCTTGGCGAGGCGTGAGGGGACGCGTCTCTTGGTCGAGTTCGGAGCACAGTCCGAGAAGGCCACGCATCGGCGTGCCGATGTTCGATCCCGGCGATGTCGGGAAGGCGCCGGGCATCCCGCACATCCGGATGTAACGAAAAGATTTTGAGCTCCGAACTCATGAGCAATGGCACTGAAGCAAGGGCGCTCCCTCAAAGGACGGTGGACAAGATCATGAAACCTTTCGGTGGCATTGCTCTCGTAACATTGGCCTTCGTGGGCACGGCATCGGCCGCGCCCAGTTGGCAGACGCGGACCGGTCCGCGCCTCCAAGCATCATATCTCAAGCCCCGCCCTGCGTGATCCGGAGATGACGGGGAGCCTCGCGGGCAGCCCGAACCGCACGCGCGTCTTGCGCGACGTCCAGGGACGAGACTTCCGCAGCAGCACGCGCGGCAACGCGCAGTTCCCGGAGCGCCCGCCAGCTCAGCAAAACCTCGGCGGCACTGCCGGCGGCCCTGAGTTTTGAGCACCCCACCTCGCACGCCACCGCTGGCCGCAGCACCTGCTGCGGCCGCCCCCACGTGGCGGCGCCTCCCATTATGGCGCACTCTCGCGCTGGTGCTGCTTCTCATGGGCGCTGGCGTCGCCGTCGCGTCGTCCTTGAGCCGCGCCGCTTCGGACCATTATGCCTTCGAGCTCGTCGAGCGTGAGGTGAAGCAGGGTTACGGCACGACCATCCTGGTCCGGCTCGTCGACGAGCGCACCGGCAAGGTGGTTCCGGACGCGGTCCTGTTCATCAGCCGGATCGACATGTCGCCTGACGGGATGGGCCAGATGGCGGCCCCGCTGGAGCTTCAGGCCGATACACTGCCCGGCTACTACCGTTTCGAGACCGATCTTTCGATGCAGGGCGCCTGGGCGCTCACCCTCGCCGCAAAGATCCCCGGCCTTGCGGACCCGGTCCAACGCAGGCTCGTCCTGCAGGCAGTGCAATGATGCATCAGAACACGCCCTTTCACGACTTCGAGGAGTTCGAGACCGCCCCTGGTGGCGGTGGTCGGGCGAGATGGATCACGGGCATCACCTGATCCTCCCCTGTTTTAGTTTTTTAGTGGCTGTCGCGGACCGGCGCGACGCGCGCCGAGGGTACCAGAGCAGAACCAAATCGCGTCTCCGAAGCAGCTGGCCTAGATCCTGGGGCAACCCGTCGCGACACTGCCGCCCCGCGCCACGGACGATCTCGCTCGTATCCGGCAGGATGCCGAGGCAGCACGCGTGGCCGATCTGGCGCAGCGGTTCACGATGCTGGTGCGCGCCTGCGGCCTGGGCGGCGACCGACCGGCGGATGCGGTCGGCGAACTCGACAGATGGCTCTTGGAGACGCGGAGCTGTGGCGTCGCGGCGCTGGCGACCTTCGCAGCCGGCTTGGTGCAGGATAGGGCGGCCGTTCGGGCGGCGCTGACGACGTCCTGGAGCAACGCGCAGGCGGAAGGGCAGATCAGTCGGCTGAAGATGCTCAAACGCACCATGTACGGCCGCGCCAGCTTCGCACTCCTCCGTCGCCACGTCCTCCTCGCTGCCTGATCCACGCAAAGTGATATTGGTGGCGAATTCGGCACAGCTCAGTCAGGCCGCGAGTTGATGCAGCCGCGCAAAGGCTGAGTGCCGTGTTCGCGCCTTTGGTTCGTCTGCCAGCCACCGCAGCAAGCGTGCCAAGTTCATCGCGGCTGCCGTCATCAGGTGGGCAAGGTGCGTCTTCGCGTGCCCAAAGTACGGCGTTCGTCGGAGCCGAGATGACCGCACACCCTGGGCAATCGTGCCTTCGACGCCGGCCCGCCGCGCGTATTCGGCTGCGAAATCCGCGGTCTGCTCCCGCGCCCGCCCGACGCGCAAAGCCTCGTGTTGCGCCTCTGGGCGGATCGTGATCGCCCGGCGTGCAGTGCTCGCGCGCGTGCACTGCGGCCGGAGCGGGCACGCTCGGCAGTCGCTGGGGGCGAACTTGATCTTGATCACCGGCGTCGTGCCGCGGGCGAGCGCCGGCGTCCAGCTCTGGCTTCGCTTGCCGGCTGGACACGTTGCCCGCTGCTGAACGAAGTCGATGGCGAAGTCCCGTGCGGCGAACCCAGCGCCGGCCCGCGCCTGCCACTGTCGGTCGCCGCGCGTCGGGCCAATCAGGTCGACCCCGTAGCGTTCCTGGGCGTCGACGAACAGCGCCGCATTCACAAAGCCGGTGTCGGCAATGTGGGTCTTGGGCAGCAGGCCCCGTGCAGCGAGCGCCGCGTGGATGGTCGAAGTCGTGGCGTCGTCCGAGACCGCGGCGGTCGTCGTCTCAACGTTGGTGATCAGGTTCGGGGTGCCCTCGTCGCACGTCTCGGTCAGGTGCACCTTGTAGCCGCTCCACACCGTCGCGCCCTTGCTCGCGTAGCGCGCCTCCACGTCGTAGGGCGAGCCGATGTAGCGACCCGACGGCGGCACCTGATCATTCGTCCGCCACTCGACGCGGGCGCCTTCCGGCCCGTGCTCGACCAGGAAGTTCTGCACCCAGACGCGCCGCAGGGTCTCAAGGGCCGCGGCGTCCCGCACAACCGGCGGCGCGCCGTCCGCTGTGGCGAGAGCCAGCAACGTGAAGCCATCGACGCCGGTCTGCACCGCCCACGCCCGGCGCCCAGTCTGGCTCTTGGGCAGCCGAAACTCGCTCGCTCGGAGCTCGTAGCGTTCGGCCCATGTCGGGGTCGTGCACGCGCGCAGCCAGTCGGGCGCCACCGTCGCCAGCGCGTTCAGTGCGTAGCGCAATGTCTCGCCGACGACTTCGAGCCGGCTCATGGTGCGCATCGCCCCGAGGACGTGCGTGGAGTCGCTGCGCTGGCGTCCGCCGCCCTTCAGCAGTCCGCGCTCTCGCGCCAGTTTGAGAGTTGCGTCGAGGAGGCGGCTTTCCGCCCCGTGCGCGAGAAGGCGCGTGCGAAACTCGCTCAGGACAGTGTGGTCGAAGCCAACGTCAGTCAGTTCCAGACACAGCAGGTATTTCCAGTCGATCCGCGTGCGAACCGCGTCGGCGGCCTGCCGATCGGTCAGCCCCTCCATGAACTGCAGGAGCGTCGCGAGCGCGAGTCGGGCCGGTGCCTCTGCGGGCCGTCCCCGGGCCGGGAACAGGTCGGCGAAGTCGCGATCCGCCACGACCCTATACAGGTCGTCGTAGAGGCGCATGACCGGATTGCCATTCGGAAAGATCGCCCGCGCGACCTGCGCGGTCTGGTCAGGCACGACGTACGTGCGCTTCACGTCGAGCGACATCGCCCACCCCTGGCTGGCTTGGGGCTGCATCGTCGCTCAAGCGCATTGCGCGGTCGTCCTCTCATCGCAGGAGGCACGCCGAATTCGCCACCAATATCAAAGTGAGGGAGAACCGTGAAACCGAGGGAGGATCACCGGTCAAGTCAGACCGGGTCGCCGAACGCTTGGACCAGACGCCGCTCAGGGAAACAGTCGAGGCCCTCTTCAATCCGGCCACAGCGCGCATCCGCCACCCGGATTACTGCATCGAGCAGGCCTTGGCCGCAGTGGAATGATCTCCCTAGACCCTATAGCTCACTAGGGCCTGTCGTCACTTGATCCAGAGGAGCGTAGCGGCGAGGCAGAGGACGCCCATGAAGCTGACGGCAGTCTTCTCGTAGCGTGTGGCAACGGCCCGCCATTCCTTGAGGCGCGCCCACAGTCGCTCGACGATGTTGCGATTGGTGTAGATCCAGTCAGGACAGGCGAGCGGGGCCTCGTTGCTCTTGGTCGGGATCGCGGGCCGGGCCCCGGCGGTCCAGATCGCCTCGCGAAAGCCGTGGCTGGAGAAGCCACGGTCGGCCACCACCCACTTCGGCACCCCGGGCAGTTGATCGAGCAGCGGAAGGGCGTGGGGCAGTTCATGCGCCTGACCGGGCGCGAGGCGGAAACCGACGGGGCGGCCCCGTCCATCGGCGATCACGCAGGCCTTGGTGCCATAGCCGCCACGCGAGCGGCCAAGAGCTTCACGATGGTCTCGCTCGGCTCCAGATCCCCCCTTTTGGCCGCGCCCGCCGCCTTCTGGTGGGCTCGAATGTTCGTGCCGTCGAGAAACACCATGCCCAGCGCGACGCCGCGGCTCTGCACGAGGTCGAGCAGCCGCTCCCAGACGCCGGCGCGCGCCCAGCGGATGAAGATCTGGGCGGCCTGCCACCAGGGACCCAACTCGGCTGGAATGGCCCTCCAAGAGGCGCCGTTGTGATGCCGCCAGAGGATGGCTGAGATCGTGCGGCGCAGCTCTTGGGGCGGCGTCTTGCCTTTGGGCCGGCAGGCTTCCACCAGCGGTTCCAGTTCGGCCCACTGAGCGTCCGTCAGCATCGTGTCTCCTCGCTCAAAGCGGGGAAACGCTCATCCTCGCAGAGAGTTCAAGCGACAACAGGCCCTAGCCCGTCGCCAACGCTGCCAAGGGACCGCTTGACTCCGTACTATGGTACGTACTTTAGGCTCTTGCGGACTTGGTGATGCCAGGACAGCACATGCGGGATCTGACCATTGGAAAGGCGGCGCAGGACGCCGGCGTGGGCGTCGAGACCATCCGCTTCTACGAGCGCCAAGGTCTGATCGAGCAGCCCGTCAAAGGAGCCGGGTATCGGACCTACTCGCCCGAGGTGGTCGGCCGCATCCGCTTCATCCGGCAGGCCCAGAGGATCGGGTTTTCCCTGAAGGAGACGCAGGAACTCCTCGCCCTGCGCGCCAACCCGGCCGCCGATTGCGCCGAGGTGCGAGCCCAGGCCCAGCACAAGATCGCGGAGGTCGACGAAAAGATCTCCGAGCTCCTCCGCGTGCGCGCAGCCCTGGAGGCCGTGGTCGCTTCCTGCCCCGGACGCGGCGGACTTGGGGACCGGTGAGAGGATGGTCGAAAACGTACGCTAAGCGTCGCGGCCTTGCTGGTGGAGGCGGAGCGGCCTGAGCCGTTCGCGGGGCTTGTCGATTTCGGCCCAGAGGTAGTCGCCGGTGAGGCCGACATGCTCCCAGCCCAGCGGGGCGACGTGGGCGAGCCGTTCGTCGGGCACCGCGACGCCGCTGCCGCGCAGATGGCGGACGGCGCGATCGAGATAGACGGTGTTCCACAGCGTGACGGCCGCGGTCACGAGGGTCAGGCCGGAGGCACGATGGCGCTGGTTCTCGAAGGTGCGGTCGCGCAGCTCGCCGAGGCGGTTGAAGAAGATGGCGCGGGCGAGCGCGTTGCGGGCCTCGCCCTTGTTGAGGATGCTGCCGGTCCGGCGCCGCTGGCCGGGATCGTCGAACCAGTCGAGCATGAACAGGGTGCGCTCGACCCGCCCGACCTCGCGCAGCGCACGCGCCACGGGGTTCTGGCGCGGATAGCCCGCGAGCTTGCGCAGCATGACCGAGGCGCTGACGGTGCCGGCCCGGATCGAGGCGGCGAGCCGGAGCGTCTCGTCCCAGTCCGCCTCGATGGCGCGGACGTTGACCGGCCCGGCGACGAGCGGGCGCAGCGTCGGCCACGGGTCGAGCGGCGACAGGCCGTACAGCCGGCGTTCGTTGATATCGCGGATGCGCGGCGCGAAGCGGAAGCCGAGCAGGTGGCACAGGCCGAAGACATGATCGACCGCGCCCGCGGTGTCGGTCGCATGCTCGCGGATGACCAGGTCGCTCTCATGATCGAGCAGGCCGTCGAGGACATGGGCGGCCTCGCCGGCATTGGCGGCGATGACCTTGGTGTGGAACGGCGTGAAGCGGTCGGTGACGTGCGTGTAGAACAGCACACCGGGTTCGGTGCCGTAGCGGGCGTTGCGATCGGCGCGCGCCTCGCCCTGACCGCCGGCGCGGAAGAACTGCCCGTCCGACGACGACGTGTCGCCCGGGCCCCAGACCGCGGCGAGCGGATGCACGGTGTGGCAATCGACGATCGCCGCCAGCGCCGACAGGTAGGTCTCGTCGCGCACATGCCATTCCGCTGTCCAGCGCAGGCGCGGCAGCGTCAGCCCGCGCGAGCTTTCCGCCATGCGCCCGAGGCCCAGGTTGGTCGCGTCGGCGAGGATCGCGCCCATCAGCGCGGCCGGGTCGGAAGCGGGTACGCCGCTGCGGGCATGGACGAAGCGGTCGGCGAACCCCGACCAGGCGGCGACCTCCACCAGCAGGTCGGTGATGCGGACACGCGGCAGCATCGCGTAGAGCTGGCTCTTCAACGCCTCGGCCTCGTCGGCCGGGGAGCGCCGGATGGGTGAGATCAGTAGCTGCCCGCGCTCGATCGTCACGTCGACCAGCCCACCGGCCGCGGCGGCGCGCTCCACCTCGGTCATACGCCGGGCCAGGAGCGTGCGGCGCTCCTCATGCCATTGGGCAAACCCAGGCGACACGGCGAGGCGCAGGTTGCCATCGGCGCGCATCGTCTCGAACGCGGGCACGGGCAGCAGATAATCGTCGAGCGTGCGATAGGCGCGGCTGCCGTCCACCCAGATGCTGCCCGAGGCCAGCCGCTCGCGCAGGTGGACGATCACCGCGATCTCGTAGGCGCGCCGGTCGATCGTCCCTTCGACCGGCTGCACGACCTTGCGCCAGCGCGGCCTGATGAAGCTGGTCGGCACCCGCTTCGGCAGGACCGATCGACCGTCGCGGTACATCGTCCGCAGCGCCTCGATCGCACCGAGAAGCGGATCGCCCGACCGCGCCGTGCGGAAGGTGAAGGCGGCGAGGAAGGTCGGGGCGAACCGCCGCACGGCGGGATAGCGTTCGACCACATCCTCCAGGCCGTCATCGACCGAGCGCGTCAGATCCTCGGCAAAGCGGATGCTGCGTTCCAGCTGATCCCACCCCACTCGGTCGTCGATCGCGCGGAAGGGGTCGCGCCCGCTCGCGCGGGCCTCGACCAGCAGGCGGCCGAGCCGGGCATGGAGGCGGGCCGTGTCCTTCAGCATCCGCGCTTGCCCGAGCAGCCGGTCGGAGCGGGTGCGGTCGGCACGGCGGAACAGCGCGCCCACCATCTTCTCGACCATGACCAGGGCGGCGTCGGTCAGCGCCGCCTCCATCTCGATCATGGAGGCGACGAGCATGGCGAGCCGACGAGGACGTTCGAGGCGGCGCAGGTGCTGGGCGGTGACGAGGCCGGCGGTGCGCGCGATGACGGCGTAGCGGGCGGCATGGATGCGGCGTGCCCCGTCCGCCGCGATCCCGATGGCGCGCACCGCGTCGAGCCGTTCGACGATCCCCTTCAGGTTGGCAGCCGACGGCGCCTCCGGCCACTCCCGTATCCAGCCGAGCCGGGTGCGGCCGTCGTCGTCCGAGGCGATCAGGCGATCGAGCGCCGCTTGCTGCTCGGCCGGGCAGTCTCGGATCAGCCCGGCATGGGCGGCCTTGCGCGCCCGGGTCCGTACGATGAGCGCCAGCCGTTCCAGCGTCGATGCGGCCGGCAGCACGATCCGGCCCAGCCGCAGCCGATCGACCATGCCGGCGACGATCGTCTCGCCCCGGTCGGTCGAGGCGGCGATCTCCGACCCCACCGCCAGCATCGATCGCACGTCCGCCCGCTCGAAGGCGCGCAGGCCGAGCCAGGCTTCGATCTCGGCGCGATGCTCGCGCAGCGTCGTCGGGCGGGCGGCATAGCTGGCGAAGTCGGTGGCATCGCATCCGATCTGACCGGCGAGCAACTCCAGCATCGCGTCGGGCACCGCCTCACCCGCCACCAGTGCGCGTCCGGGATGACGGAGGTAGCAGAGCTGCACCGCATGGCCGATCCGGTTCGGACCTCGCCGACGCCGTGCCACCTGCACGAGGTCGGCGGGACCGAGGGTGTAGAGTCGTTCGATCGTCGCGTGATCGGCAGGCGGGTCGAAGATCGCGGCGCGCTGCGCCGGTGACAAGATAGTCTTGGCCGGCATCCGCTTCCCATCCGTCACGAAACAGGAATGCGGGCCTGTTCACGGAGCGTAGACCACAAGACGGGTTGTGTGACATCATGCTGACCGATCGGCGGGCAATGCCGCTCCGTCACGCAGACGGACGTATGAATGACGACCGTGATCGGCTACGCCCGGGTGTCCAAGGCCGACGGCAGCCAAGTGCACGACCTGCAGCGCGACGCGCTCGTCGCGGCCGGCGTCGATCCCGGGCACATCTACGAGGATGCCGCCTCCGGTCGGCGCGACGATCGTCCCGGGCTCGAGGCCTGCCTCAAGGCGCTACGGATCGGCGACACGCTGGCGGTGTGGAAGCTCGACCGGCTCGGCCGCGACCTGCGCCACCTCGTCAACCTGGTCGGGGATCTCACGAAGCGCAACGTCGGGCTGAAGGTGCTGTCGGGCGAAGGCGCCTCGATCGATACCACCACGGCCAACGGCCGGCTGGTGTTCGCCATCTTCGCCGGCTTGGCCGAGTTCGAGCGCGAGTTGATCTCCGAGCGCACGAAGGCCGGGCTGGCCGCGGCTCGCGCCCGGGGCCGCAGGGGCGGTCGCCCCTTCAAGATGACGCCCGCCAAGCTGCGCCTGGCTCAGGCCGCGATGGGAAACCCCGAAACCTGCGTCGCCGACCTCTGCGTGGAACTCGGCATCACCCGGCAGACCCTCTACCGGCACGTCACGCCCAAGGGGGCGATCAGGCCAGACGGAGAAAAGCTCCTCGCCCGCACCGGTCGGCGGGCTTAGCGTACGTTTTCGACCATCCTCTCACCGGGCCCCGGGAAGTGGACGGCCTGCCGGCACCAGCCGGTTAAAGAAGCTCCTGACGCCCAAAGCGCTCGACAATGCAATCTCGGCTTACCTCGCTGATCCGTGGAGGCCGGTGTCGCTGGAGATCGGCGGCAAGCGCCTCGTCGTCGCTGCTGTTCAGGCGCACACCTACGCCGTCGAGGTGCTGGCCCGCCCGAATGTCACGCTTTGGCAGATGCGCCCCGCGGTGCGGACCGCGATCCTGGTGGCGCCCATCGCATGATCCCGGCGATCTTCCTCTTTCTCGCGGCTCTCCTCGCGCCGATATGCACGGGGGCAGCCTTCGTGTCGCTGTGGCTTGCTACCGGTCGGGTCAACCATAGAGACGACCATTGACCCCGATGTTGACCCGCTTTCGTGGAGCCCTTCAGGCTTTTCCACGAGGTGCAACCGATGCCCCATACACGTCCGCCCTATCCTGCTGAGTTCCGTCGTCAGATCGTCGAACTGGTCCGCGCCGGACGCGATCCCACCGATCTTGCCCGTGAGTTCGAACCGTCGGCTCAGGCCATCCGGAACTGGGTCGCACAGGCTGACAAGACCGAGGAGCGCCGTGAGGCAAAGACAGAGACCCTCACGGCTGCCGAACGTGAAGAACTGATCCGTCTGCGCCGCGAGGTGCGCCAACTGCGGCTGGAGCGGGATATCCTGTCAAAAGCCGCGGCCTGGTTCGCGCGGGAGACCGGCGCGGTGCCGTCGGGATCTTCCGGTTCATGAGCGCAAACCGGGCCACCTTTCCTATCGCCGTCATGGCCCGCGTGCTCGGCGTCTCGGAAGCAGGCTACCATGCC encodes the following:
- a CDS encoding IS5 family transposase (programmed frameshift), with the protein product MLTDAQWAELEPLVEACRPKGKTPPQELRRTISAILWRHHNGASWRAIPAELGPWWQAAQIFIRWARAGVWERLLDLVQSRGVALGMVFLDGTNIRAHQKAAGAAKKGGSGAERDHREALGRSRGGYGTKACVIADGRGRPVGFRLAPGQAHELPHALPLLDQLPGVPKWVVADRGFSSHGFREAIWTAGARPAIPTKSNEAPLACPDWIYTNRNIVERLWARLKEWRAVATRYEKTAVSFMGVLCLAATLLWIK
- a CDS encoding recombinase family protein; this translates as MTTVIGYARVSKADGSQVHDLQRDALVAAGVDPGHIYEDAASGRRDDRPGLEACLKALRIGDTLAVWKLDRLGRDLRHLVNLVGDLTKRNVGLKVLSGEGASIDTTTANGRLVFAIFAGLAEFERELISERTKAGLAAARARGRRGGRPFKMTPAKLRLAQAAMGNPETCVADLCVELGITRQTLYRHVTPKGAIRPDGEKLLARTGRRA
- a CDS encoding FixH family protein; the protein is MGAGVAVASSLSRAASDHYAFELVEREVKQGYGTTILVRLVDERTGKVVPDAVLFISRIDMSPDGMGQMAAPLELQADTLPGYYRFETDLSMQGAWALTLAAKIPGLADPVQRRLVLQAVQ
- a CDS encoding Tn3 family transposase, which codes for MPAKTILSPAQRAAIFDPPADHATIERLYTLGPADLVQVARRRRGPNRIGHAVQLCYLRHPGRALVAGEAVPDAMLELLAGQIGCDATDFASYAARPTTLREHRAEIEAWLGLRAFERADVRSMLAVGSEIAASTDRGETIVAGMVDRLRLGRIVLPAASTLERLALIVRTRARKAAHAGLIRDCPAEQQAALDRLIASDDDGRTRLGWIREWPEAPSAANLKGIVERLDAVRAIGIAADGARRIHAARYAVIARTAGLVTAQHLRRLERPRRLAMLVASMIEMEAALTDAALVMVEKMVGALFRRADRTRSDRLLGQARMLKDTARLHARLGRLLVEARASGRDPFRAIDDRVGWDQLERSIRFAEDLTRSVDDGLEDVVERYPAVRRFAPTFLAAFTFRTARSGDPLLGAIEALRTMYRDGRSVLPKRVPTSFIRPRWRKVVQPVEGTIDRRAYEIAVIVHLRERLASGSIWVDGSRAYRTLDDYLLPVPAFETMRADGNLRLAVSPGFAQWHEERRTLLARRMTEVERAAAAGGLVDVTIERGQLLISPIRRSPADEAEALKSQLYAMLPRVRITDLLVEVAAWSGFADRFVHARSGVPASDPAALMGAILADATNLGLGRMAESSRGLTLPRLRWTAEWHVRDETYLSALAAIVDCHTVHPLAAVWGPGDTSSSDGQFFRAGGQGEARADRNARYGTEPGVLFYTHVTDRFTPFHTKVIAANAGEAAHVLDGLLDHESDLVIREHATDTAGAVDHVFGLCHLLGFRFAPRIRDINERRLYGLSPLDPWPTLRPLVAGPVNVRAIEADWDETLRLAASIRAGTVSASVMLRKLAGYPRQNPVARALREVGRVERTLFMLDWFDDPGQRRRTGSILNKGEARNALARAIFFNRLGELRDRTFENQRHRASGLTLVTAAVTLWNTVYLDRAVRHLRGSGVAVPDERLAHVAPLGWEHVGLTGDYLWAEIDKPRERLRPLRLHQQGRDA
- a CDS encoding MerR family DNA-binding protein, coding for MRDLTIGKAAQDAGVGVETIRFYERQGLIEQPVKGAGYRTYSPEVVGRIRFIRQAQRIGFSLKETQELLALRANPAADCAEVRAQAQHKIAEVDEKISELLRVRAALEAVVASCPGRGGLGDR
- a CDS encoding IS1182 family transposase; the protein is MSLDVKRTYVVPDQTAQVARAIFPNGNPVMRLYDDLYRVVADRDFADLFPARGRPAEAPARLALATLLQFMEGLTDRQAADAVRTRIDWKYLLCLELTDVGFDHTVLSEFRTRLLAHGAESRLLDATLKLARERGLLKGGGRQRSDSTHVLGAMRTMSRLEVVGETLRYALNALATVAPDWLRACTTPTWAERYELRASEFRLPKSQTGRRAWAVQTGVDGFTLLALATADGAPPVVRDAAALETLRRVWVQNFLVEHGPEGARVEWRTNDQVPPSGRYIGSPYDVEARYASKGATVWSGYKVHLTETCDEGTPNLITNVETTTAAVSDDATTSTIHAALAARGLLPKTHIADTGFVNAALFVDAQERYGVDLIGPTRGDRQWQARAGAGFAARDFAIDFVQQRATCPAGKRSQSWTPALARGTTPVIKIKFAPSDCRACPLRPQCTRASTARRAITIRPEAQHEALRVGRAREQTADFAAEYARRAGVEGTIAQGVRSSRLRRTPYFGHAKTHLAHLMTAAAMNLARLLRWLADEPKARTRHSAFARLHQLAA